In the genome of Lactuca sativa cultivar Salinas chromosome 3, Lsat_Salinas_v11, whole genome shotgun sequence, the window CCACTAATTTCAAATATATTTGCCTCCTTCACTATAACAATCCCACCAACCTTCCTTATTTCTGTTCGACAACCCCATTGTTCACATTCTAAACACCAGATATTCATGGAACAAGGTTCACCACCAAGCTTGGTTCTTTTTAATTCGCATCAAAGCCAAGAATTCCAACCCCATAACGACGACTACGAAGACGATGAAGCTTTATCTCTTTGTGATCTCGCCACCAGCAAACACGAAGTCCCGAAAGCTAACCATCCAGAAGAACAATTTTCCGACGATCTTGAACAAGATTTCGACTTCGGTGGCGCCGGAAACAGTTTGCCGGAAAATAAAATGTGCAGCGCCGACGAGCTTTTCTTCCGTGGTCAAATTCTGCCGTTACAGCATTCAGTCACTTTACCTTCTGAGTTAACAACCGAAGGCCGGAGCTTCATCCGCTCCATCTCATTTTCCGGATCCGAACCTACAAGTGTTGTTAGCAGCCGAAGCAGCAGCACTCGTAGTAATAATTCAGGAACCAGTGGGAGTGGTAGTACCTCAGGATCCGAAGTCACCAAAATTCGAAACCAGTTCCATTCCCACCCGAGTCCGAGGCCACAGATCCGAACCCGTAACGTTCATCACTCCAACCCGAAAACATCATCAAAGTGGAGCTTTTTACAGTTGGGTATGATGAAACCACAAGAAATCGGATTGGAGGATCTCAAGAATCGGAGCCAGAGAAGCCATGGGAGTAGCAGAAGCATCAGCATGAACACGAAGGATCAAAATCAgaataataagaagaagaagacgcAACTAGCGTTGTTTGGAGGGTGTAAATGTTCTTCAAATGCCATCGAAAACACAGTTTATTCGAGGATTCCGATGGTCAAACCAACAGGTTTGAAAGAAGAAGAGACCAAATCGCGAATTTCGAAAGAAAGTAACGTTGGAAGAAGTAAAagattttttgtttaaattaatttTCTCTACAATACAAGTATATAAATATTACACACACTATAGGGCATTAAGTTGAGATTATTTAAACTTTAGGGTTGCTTTTAACAAATGGAAAAATTCATTGGTTGATAGTTGCTCGTGTCGTGGAAAACCATTCAACCACCAACCACCATTCGTCATCTAACATTCAAAAACATGTTTGTTGGTTGACAACCCCCAAACATGTCACATTGTTAAAATCTAACCCCCGGTGGAAATAACCTTTCTATTTAAGTACCTTCCTCATCATATGCTTCAATTCATCCACAAGACCTCAAAGTTCCTAAGAAAATGGTGGTCAAGGTATATGGTCCAAATAGGTCAGCTTGCACACAGAGAGTTTTGGCTTGCTTTTTGGAGCTTGATGTTGACTTTGAGCGCATAAACGTTGATCTCAACTCCAGCGAACATAAACAATCCAAGTTTTTACTGAAGCAGGTAAATCTTTTGTTGTAACACGTACTAATGTATCCGTTcttcttaataaatgaaagtttttttgacacatgtcaatctctcataaattttgacacttgtcattctgtggtatttttaaaataaatattatccacttgtcaatttttggtttgtttcaatttttaaaattaaagtcatatacttatatatgtaaagtattaaatatgatatatatgaaattaaattgcaataaatatgtatctttctttattttaaagttatatattaaaaatattttatatttatattttaatgtttaatctttttttaaatcaactgTGTAATACACCGGTTTCACATCTACTATATCAATATATGATATGTAGGTTTGTAGTGACCTATCATGCAAAATTACAAACCGCTAAAAACTGTGTTATCTTTGTAGCCTTTTGGTCAAGT includes:
- the LOC111880262 gene encoding uncharacterized protein LOC111880262, which produces MEQGSPPSLVLFNSHQSQEFQPHNDDYEDDEALSLCDLATSKHEVPKANHPEEQFSDDLEQDFDFGGAGNSLPENKMCSADELFFRGQILPLQHSVTLPSELTTEGRSFIRSISFSGSEPTSVVSSRSSSTRSNNSGTSGSGSTSGSEVTKIRNQFHSHPSPRPQIRTRNVHHSNPKTSSKWSFLQLGMMKPQEIGLEDLKNRSQRSHGSSRSISMNTKDQNQNNKKKKTQLALFGGCKCSSNAIENTVYSRIPMVKPTGLKEEETKSRISKESNVGRSKRFFV